One Gossypium raimondii isolate GPD5lz chromosome 3, ASM2569854v1, whole genome shotgun sequence genomic window carries:
- the LOC105796085 gene encoding CASP-like protein 1E1: MSSICELILRFMALLLTLAAAIIIGVNKQTKFFPVQLTPAFPPVEVAARAKWHYLSALVYSLVANITASSYAAISTLIVLATRNGEAGFAQVITIFDAAIVGLLFSANGAALAVGIIGYKGNSHLQWNKVCNVFDSFCDRVAISIVLSLVASFAFIALVALAVLSLQKRFATRT; the protein is encoded by the exons ATGTCGAGTATTTGTGAGTTGATTTTGAGGTTTATGGCGCTGCTGCTAACACTTGCTGCCGCCATAATTATTGGGGTAAACAAGCAGACCAAGTTCTTCCCTGTTCAGCTCACCCCAGCTTTCCCTCCTGTTGAGGTTGCTGCCCGTGCTAAGTGGCATTACTTGTCTGCCCTTGT GTATTCCCTGGTGGCAAACATAACAGCAAGTTCATATGCAGCGATTTCGACACTGATTGTGTTGGCAACCAGAAATGGGGAAGCAGGGTTTGCCCAAGTTATCACTATCTTTGATGCAGCGATAGTTGGGTTGCTGTTTTCAGCCAATGGGGCTGCCTTAGCCGTCGGTATCATTGGTTACAAAGGGAACTCTCATCTTCAATGGAACAAAGTTTGTAATGTTTTCGACAGTTTCTGTGACAGAGTTGCCATTTCCATTGTTCTGTCTTTGGTCGCTTCTTTTGCGTTTATTGCTTTGGTTGCTTTAGCTGTTCTATCTTTGCAGAAGAGATTTGCAACTAGAACTTAG
- the LOC105796812 gene encoding E3 ubiquitin-protein ligase MIEL1 codes for MEMEASSANQRLHFGKMGYGCQHYRRRCKIRAPCCNEVFSCRHCHNEAVNLLSNPFDRHELVRKDVKQVICSVCDTEQPVAQLCSNCGVNMGEYFCKICNFFDDDTEKGQFHCDDCGICRVGGRENFFHCKKCGSCYSVALRGNHTCVENSMQHHCPICYEYLFDSLKDTTVMKCGHTMHYECYHEMLKRDKYCCPICSKSVIDMSRAWKRMDEEIEATLMPEDYRYKKVWILCNDCDDTTEVYFHIIGQKCSHCRSYNTRTIAPPELPQ; via the exons ATGGAGATGGAAGCCTCTTCAGCTAATCAACGCCTCCATTTTGGGAAGATGGGATATGG ATGCCAACATTATAGGAGGAGATGCAAGATTCGAGCTCCATGTTGCAACGAGGTTTTCTCGTGTCGCCATTGCCATAACGAAGCTgtg AACCTGTTAAGTAACCCTTTTGACAGGCACGAGCTTGTTCGAAAAGATGTTAAACAA gttatttgCTCGGTTTGTGACACAGAGCAGCCG GTTGCTCAACTTTGTTCAAATTGCGGAGTCAATATGGGAGAATACTTCTGTAAAATTTGCAACTTCTTTGATGATGAT ACTGAGAAAGGGCAGTTTCATTGTGATGATTGTGGGATCTGCCG AGTTGGTGGCCGAGAGAATTTTTTTCACTGCAAGAAGTGTG GGTCTTGCTACTCTGTTGCCTTGCGAGGAAATCATACTTGTGTGGAGAATTCGATGCAGCATCACTGCCCCATATGTTACGAG TACCTCTTCGATTCGTTGAAAGATACGACTGTGATGAAATGCGGTCACACGATGCACTATGAATGTTACCATGAGATGCTAAAGCGTGACAA ATATTGCTGTCCCATATGCTCAAAGTCGGTGATCGATATGTCCCGAGCCTGGAAGAGGATGGACGAAGAG ATTGAAGCGACCCTAATGCCGGAGGATTACCGATATAAGAAG GTTTGGATTCTATGCAATGACTGTGACGACACTACCGAGGTTTACTTCCACATAATCGGACAGAAATGCAGTCACTGTAGATCTTACAACACCCGGACGATCGCCCCACCGGAACTCCCTCAGTGA
- the LOC105796813 gene encoding lipase: MEQKAWLIFVIFTCLIASSCGRELKVDHKHKLPVYNHTLATILVEYASAVYISDLTELFTWTCERCNGLTKGFEVIELVVDIENCLQAFVGVAKDLNAVVIAFRGTQEHSIQNWVEDLFWKQLDLNYPGMPDAMVHHGFYTAYHNTTIRHGILHAVKEAKEFYGDLDIMVTGHSMGGAMASFCALDLVVNHEAKSVQVMTFGQPRIGNAAFASFYAKLVPNTIRVTNDHDIVPHLPPYYYYFPQKTYHHFPREVWLYSLGLGSLVYRVEKVCDGSGEDPTCSRSVTGNSIMDHLNYYGVDLMCQEWRSCRIVMDPRVAEYGKTDHKGNFILSRAPAMRVRSNEGEVKASA; the protein is encoded by the exons ATGGAGCAAAAAGCTTGgctaatttttgtgatttttacatgtttaattgcaTCTTCTTGTGGGAGAG AATTGAAGGTCGACCACAAGCATAAACTCCCCGTCTACAATCATACTCTTGCCACCATTTTAGTAGAATACGCTTCCGCG GTGTACATTTCGGATTTGACGGAACTTTTTACTTGGACATGTGAAAGATGTAATGGTTTGACCAAG GGATTTGAAGTTATTGAGCTTGTTGTTGATATTGAGAACTGTTTACAG GCATTTGTCGGAGTGGCGAAGGATCTTAATGCCGTTGTTATTGCCTTTAGAGGAACGCAGGAACACAG CATACAGAATTGGGTTGAAGACTTATTCTGGAAACAGCTTGATTTAAATTACCCTGGCATGCCAGATGCTATG GTGCACCATGGATTTTATACTGCTTACCACAACACAACCATACGCCACGGAATTCTGCATGCAGTTAAAGAAGCAAAAGAGTTCTATGGGGACCTTGACATCATGGTGACAGGTCATTCAATGGGAGGGGCTATGGCTTCCTTTTGTGCACTTGATCTAGTG GTTAATCATGAAGCTAAGAGTGTTCAAGTTATGACATTTGGACAACCTCGGATTGGGAATGCTGCGTTTGCTTCTTTCTATGCCAAACTTGTGCCAAATACAATTAGAGTGACAAATGACCATGATATTGTCCCTCATCTGCCACCATACTATTATTATTTCCCTCAAAAGACATACCATCACTTTCCTAGAGAG GTGTGGCTGTATTCCCTTGGACTGGGAAGTCTGGTTTATAGAGTTGAGAAGGTCTGTGATGGTTCTGGTGAGGATCCAACCTGTAGTAG GTCGGTGACAGGTAACAGCATCATGGACCATTTGAACTATTATGGTGTCGATTTAATGTGCCAAGAATGGAGATCATGCAGAATCGTGATGGATCCTCGTGTTGCGGAGTATGGCAAAACGGATCACAAAGGAAATTTCATTTTGTCCAGAGCACCAGCCATGCGTGTTCGGTCGAATGAAGGGGAAGTTAAAGCTAGTGCATAA